AGCTGAAAGTAGTCCCATATAGCCCAGGAGTATGGAGAAGGCCAGCATGGACCCTTCATTACACTGGAATATTATCTTGTCTTGGTATAAGTGAGTGTTCTTTTCTGGGAATGGAGGAGATGTAGATAACCAAATGATACTAAGTAGAACTTGAAGAACTGAACAGAAGACAACACAGTTTGTCATTTTCAAACCAATAAATTTCCTCCAGGAACTTCCAGGTTTGGTGGCTTTGAAGGCCATGTAGACGATGATGGTTTTAGCCAGAATAGAAGAGATAGCTACTGAGAAGATGATCCCGAATGAAGTCTGACGGAGCATACAGGTGACATGTGTAGGGCGACCCAGGAACAAAAATACACAGAGGAAACTCAACATGATGGAAACCAGGAGAATGAAGCTCAGGGTTTGGTTATTTGCTCTGACCACCGGAGTGTCTCGGAATAGAATGAAGATTCCCAAGATTGTAGATGTTTTAATAAAACATAACATTGTAAGTATGGAGACTGTGAGAACTGTGGGGTCATTTTCGTAAGACAGAAATTCAATAGGTTTTGGTACACACTCATTCATGTCATTTGGCCATTGATCTTCAGGACATTTTTGGCATGAGACACTGTctacaaaaataaatgaataaattataTTTCTTGATAGTTTTTCATGTGAGTAAATCATTTTAAAGCATGTTAAGATTACAGGACTGTTATCTTAGTTACCTCAAAAACAGGGACAATGACAGTAACAATGATAATATTGTGAAAATTAGAAGAAATTAGCTTACATTAAGATGTTTTTACCTGTTTCATTGGTTATTTCTCCCTCTGAGCATTTCAAACATTCAAAGCAGCATTTATGTATTCCTGGCTTTatgattctcttataacctggaGGACACTGTTCAGAGCAGGTAGATACTGGGATCTATTAcaaatatgaagaaataaaaaattattgagGACATTAAAAGGCAAATTATAATAGCTAAGTTATAATTATATGCAATATTATATAAATTGAGTTTGGATTATATGGCATGCCtgtttgtttatttctttttacatTAATTTTTTCAGTCGTgttttatttaacctcttaaagacacagtcaatttcatttttacatttttgtttattcCTCTTAgctttctaagagccataacttttatatttccatccacagacccatatgggggcttgttgTTTTTGTGCAACCAAGTGTACTTTATAATGAGATCACTCATATTACCATAACATGTATGGCAAAAGCAAAGAAGTATTTGggtgaggaaattaaaaagaaatcctCAATCTTGCAAATGTTACGCATTTTAAGCTATACACTTTACCATAGCAATAAAATGTTCACTTTATTCTgatggtcaatacaattaaaattatactcatgtttacatgcttttctataactgtactgcttttaaaaaaactcaaacttttttatttctttttttttacatattaagtatgtttaaaatgtactctatattaatttttccgtatagcgCTAATCTTTTTTGCGCCGCCATCTGTAGTATTTTTTCTTtactacttttgcatatatgaGATTTTTCTTgctatttattaacatttttgtgGGTAATTTGACGTGAAcataaatcagcaattttggactttttttttttaatgttgataccgttcaccatacaggatcattaatgttatattttgatagttcagacacttATACATTTATTggtggaggggcttattcacttttttttaaacttttttgttatttatttttacatattgtaAGTCCCCAGAGGGGCAATATTGAGATATTATTGAATTGCTAATACTAATGCAaagcaatgatcagtataatcgTCAATCTAcctctctggtctgctagaaggcagtcTAGAGAAGAAGAGCCAGTGAGAGCagtcagaggcaggtgaggggatctcttGCCGCCTTCTTGGCTCATTTGATCTTTGCAGCCGCAGGTGTTCCATTGATCCATACAATACCACCGCTTTGCCggtgatgccgtgatcagtattgatcatgacatctaaaaggttaatggtgGGCAATAGTGTGATTGCTGCTCCTTGCTTTTATGTATAGGACTTAAATATATGTCCTGATGCACAAAGTAACAGCGCAgtaggatgtacatttacttccaatgtctttaaggggttatatGGAAACGGGAGTCTAGATAAAGGGTTTTAGACCGTTGTATAAATTTGATGATTCCTTCTTGTTCTTTGAATTTTGTTTGGTATTTAGCTGTGTATTTTTCTCATGACATTGTACTGAATTAAATAGTTTTGTGACAGACTGAGCATATCCACAATTAATAGGGCAATGCTACAAATTTGAAAATCCATAACATGCCTATGCGTCGTCTCTGCCTTACGCGTGTACTCTCTTCTCTCGCGAGACTTCGGGACTGACTGAATTCTTCTCACAGATGCGCTCCTTCATTCTCCTCAGGACCCTGAGTTTGACAGACGGGCTTCAGTTAGCGCACAAATATTTCTggatgtcaggattcggcaggctggttgtggatcctctgtgtcagtgagggattggcgtggaccgtaccggaggaccggttctaagttgctactggttttcgccagagcccgccgcaaagcgggatggtcttgctgcggcggtagcaaccaggtcgtgtccaccggtagtggCTCAacttcactgactgctgagactggcgtggtacaggaggactagacaaaggcgaggtcagacgtagcagaaggtcagggcaggcggcaaggttcgtagtcaagggcaacggcagaaggtctggtaacattGGTAAGGGTACTCACAaaaacactttcactaggcacaaaggcaacaagatccggtgatgaTAGGAAGGGGATGTGGGTTTTTATATggaaggcacaggtgcaggtactgattgggccaggcgccaatcaatgacgcactggcccattaaatctcagagagccggggcacgcgtgccctagggagcggggccgcgcgtgccgggactgagcagacggaggacggggcaggtgaggagattgggatgcgacccgcaggcgggcacgtcccgctacgcgtatcgcatccccgacggcagtgacaatgcagcgctcccggtcagcaggtctgaccagggcgctgcagagaggagaatgcgcGAGcgctccccctctttttatcagcatgtcccttcatacgagacgaggccagtgggagcgactcttgagtctccttccagataacggagaagtcccgggttacttcatctacggcaggaactccagaagaagtgggaatgggaagggggggcagagggcaaatcttgccacggggcagagtggtaccaggaaggaggctatgaggaggtaagatctcggcttgctttttgcagaaaacatcagaaaagtcctggtaagccttgggaggaccCGGTAAAGggggaacctcaggagttagacaagtaggagcagatgtgaggcatcgtttgtgacaagaaggaccccaatttttgatctcccggGTGGTCCAGTCGAgagtaggagcatgacgttggagccacggcagaccgagaagaacttcagaggtgcagttaggcagaacgaaaaattcaattttttcatggtgaagtacaatgctcatgggcaggggttcagtgcggtagtgCACAGTGCagaccaatttttctccgttaacagaagagatagagagcggtttgacgagacgggttactgggatgctgaacctattaacaaaagaggccaaaataaaatttcctgcagaaccagagtccaagaaggccacagctgagaaggaggagttggcggaaggagaaatccacacaggcccagtgagacgtggagaagcagaattcacaccaagagacgccactcccacgtgaacaggatgcgtgtgtgcgtttcccagacgcgggggacgaatagggcagtccactaggaaatgttcggtactagcgcagtacaggcataaattttcatctctgcgacgagacctctcttcttgggtcaggcgagaccgatccacttgcatagcctcctcggcgggaggcacaggagtagattgcagaggattctgggagagaggtacccagagatcaaggtccttttcctggcggagctcctggcgtctttcagaaaaacgcatatcaatgcgggtggccaaatggataagttcagacaggttagcaggaatttctcgtgcggccagtacatcgttgatgttgctggataagcctttcttgaaggtcgcgcagagggcctcattgttccaggatagctctgaggcgagggtacgaaactggatggcgtattcaccgacggaagaactcccttggacgaggttcagcaaagcagtctcggctgaggaggcccgggctggctcctcaaagacactacgaacttcagcgaagaaggactggatagtagcagtggcaggatcgttgtggtcccagagcagtgtggcccatgacaaggcctttccagacaggagactgaccacgaaagccaccttagaccgttcagtggggaattggtccgacatcatctccaagtgcaaggaacactgggacaggaaccgaCGGCACAATTTGGAGTTCCCATCGAAtttgtcaggtagggacaagcggagtctggaagtggcaacttgctgcggaggagaagcaggagctggcggaggagatggttgctgctgtagaggcagaagctgctgtagcatggcggtcaactgcgacagctgttgtccttgttgggcgagacttggcagcggcacctcagcgggatccatggccggatctactgtcaggattcggcaggctggtggtggatcctctgtgtcagtgagggattggcgtggaccgtaccggaggaccggttctaagttgctactggttttcaccagagcccgccgcaaagcgggatggtcttgctgcggcagtagcaaccaggccgTGTCCactggtagcggctcaacctcactgactgctgagactggcattttacaggaggactagacagaggtgaggtcagacgtagcagaaggtcagggcaggcggcaaggttcgtagtcaagggcaacggcagaaggtctggtaacaccggtaagggcactcacaaaaacgctttcactaggcacaaagcCAACAAGATCCGACGataacaggaaggggaagtgggtttttatatggaaggcacaggtgcaggtactgattgggccaggcgccaatcaatggcgcactggccctttaaatctcagagagccggcacgcgcgcgccctatggagcagggccgcgcgccgggactgagcagacggaggacagggcaggtgaggagattgggatgcgacccgcgggcgggcgcgtcacggtacgcggatcgcatccccgccggcagtgacaatgcagcgcacccggtcagtggatctgaccggggcactgcagagaggaaaacgctgcgagcgctccggggagaagaagggacccggagcgttcggcgtaacacTGCAGTCTACTTTCATATATTccctctatatacattatatatatatatatatatatatatatatatatatattcttcctACTAACTTACATTTTTCATTACTTAAGTTAGCCAGTTTACCTCACCATGTCTTCTACCCCATCCAATGAACAGGTTACTAATGACCCCTCTCACATCCAAAATTTGGTGGACCAGTCAGTCCAAAATGCTCTTAAATCCGCTATGGGCGACTTTCAAGATATTATTATAAAAACTCTGGCCATGAATAACCCTCCCTCAGCTACCACTCTTCCTAATACCCCCTCTGACATTTTCTAGTCAGCGGACGATTCTGTATCCAAAATTGCTAAGGGTCATAAAACATCGGGCAAAAGAACCCATAAAAGACGCTTTTGATCTACAAATCC
Above is a genomic segment from Hyla sarda isolate aHylSar1 chromosome 1, aHylSar1.hap1, whole genome shotgun sequence containing:
- the LOC130300281 gene encoding vomeronasal type-2 receptor 26-like, giving the protein MNECVPKPIEFLSYENDPTVLTVSILTMLCFIKTSTILGIFILFRDTPVVRANNQTLSFILLVSIMLSFLCVFLFLGRPTHVTCMLRQTSFGIIFSVAISSILAKTIIVYMAFKATKPGSSWRKFIGLKMTNCVVFCSVLQVLLSIIWLSTSPPFPEKNTHLYQDKIIFQCNEGSMLAFSILLGYMGLLSAVSFPVAFLAKNLPDRFNEAKNITFSMLVVCSVWVAFIPSYMSVTGKNTVLVEIFAIISSSVGILGCIFFPKCYIILVRPELNLKSGLSRQKKATL